One region of Citrus sinensis cultivar Valencia sweet orange chromosome 6, DVS_A1.0, whole genome shotgun sequence genomic DNA includes:
- the LOC102616309 gene encoding ribosome biogenesis protein erb1 isoform X1 produces the protein MSGTEEVKDQEMVDGNAPEESQKTIPSSEEEEAALKKKYGGIVPKKPPLISKDHERAYFDSADWALGKQQGVEKPKGPLEALRPKLQPTQQQTRYRKSPYAPAGGEDGGSAPPEDATANE, from the exons ATGTCAGGCACGGAGGAAGTGAAAGATCAAGAAATGGTAGATGGAAATGCTCCTGAGGAGTCTCAGAAAACCATCCCATCATCCGAAGAGGAG GAGGCTgctttaaagaagaaatacGGAGGAATTGTCCCTAAGAAACCGCCGCTTATTTCTAAG GACCACGAGCGTGCTTACTTTGATTCTGCTGATTGGGCACTTGGAAAG CAGCAAGGTGTTGAGAAGCCAAAAGGACCACTTGAAGCCCTTCGGCCCAAGTTGCAg CCCACACAACAGCAAACACGATATCGGAAGTCTCCTTATGCTCCAGCGGGTGGTGAAG ATGGAGGGAGTGCTCCTCCTGAGGATGCAACTGCCAATGAATGA
- the LOC102616309 gene encoding ribosome biogenesis protein erb1 isoform X2 — translation MSGTEEVKDQEMVDGNAPEESQKTIPSSEEEEAALKKKYGGIVPKKPPLISKDHERAYFDSADWALGKQGVEKPKGPLEALRPKLQPTQQQTRYRKSPYAPAGGEDGGSAPPEDATANE, via the exons ATGTCAGGCACGGAGGAAGTGAAAGATCAAGAAATGGTAGATGGAAATGCTCCTGAGGAGTCTCAGAAAACCATCCCATCATCCGAAGAGGAG GAGGCTgctttaaagaagaaatacGGAGGAATTGTCCCTAAGAAACCGCCGCTTATTTCTAAG GACCACGAGCGTGCTTACTTTGATTCTGCTGATTGGGCACTTGGAAAG CAAGGTGTTGAGAAGCCAAAAGGACCACTTGAAGCCCTTCGGCCCAAGTTGCAg CCCACACAACAGCAAACACGATATCGGAAGTCTCCTTATGCTCCAGCGGGTGGTGAAG ATGGAGGGAGTGCTCCTCCTGAGGATGCAACTGCCAATGAATGA
- the LOC112498609 gene encoding uncharacterized protein LOC112498609, translated as MAASLPHFNALIKPSFKRNTRRALQVMAHQSFRDEGRLSNNNIVDANLKVLRERIEKIQIKERLEKCCRCDQYGWNYSPGYDYKFKRAKDLRQFFEIVKLISGTICFTCLSGTAFLCLLSVLVHISQ; from the exons ATGGCGGCTTCTCTTCCTCATTTCAATGCTTTGATCAAACCATCTTTCAAGCGAAACACTCGAAGAGCCTTGCAAGTTATGGCTCATCAGAGCTTTAGAGATGAAG GTAGATTAAGTAATAACAATATTGTTGATGCAAATTTGAAAGTTTTAAGGGAGAGGATAGAGAAGATTCAAATCAAAGAGAGACTCGAGAAATGTTGCAGATGCGATCAATATGGATGGAATTATTCACCTGGGTATGattataaattcaaaagagCCAAGGATTTACGGCAGTTCTTTGagattgtaaaattaattagtggGACAATATGCTTCACTTGCCTTAGTGGCACGGCTTTTCTTTGCCTTCTTTCCGTCTTAGTTCATATTAGCCAATGA